From a single Populus trichocarpa isolate Nisqually-1 chromosome 17, P.trichocarpa_v4.1, whole genome shotgun sequence genomic region:
- the LOC7496638 gene encoding serine/threonine-protein kinase STY13 encodes MGSSNGFYSEEFDLDAKWLIDPKLLFVGPKIGEGAHAKVYEGKYKNQIVAIKIVHGGETPEEIAKREARFAREVAMLSRVQHKNLVKFIGACKEPVMVIVTELLLGGTLRKYLLNMRPRCLDMRLAVGFALDIARAMECLHSHGIIHRDLKPENLILTADHKTVKLADFGLAREESLTEMMTAETGTYRWMAPELYSTVTLRHGEKKHYNHKVDAYSFAIVLWELIHNKLPFEGMSNLQAAYAAAFKNVRPSAENLPEDLALIVTSCWKEDPNARPNFSQIIQMLLHYLSTISAPKPVIPARIFTSENAVLPPESPGTSSLMAVRDDLGETPRTQIEDKPKSFFFCFNQCY; translated from the exons ATGGGATCTAGTAATGGGTTTTATTCTGAAGAGTTCGATTTGGATGCTAAGTGGCTTATTGATCCAAAGCTTCTATTCGTTGGGCCAAAGATTGGGGAAGGTGCTCATGCTAAAGTATATGAAGGAAA gtacaaaaatcaaattgttgCTATTAAAATTGTACATGGAGGAGAAACCCCAGAAGAGATTGCCAAGAGAGAAGCGCGGTTTGCAAGGGAGGTTGCAATGTTATCTAGAGTTCAGCACAAAAATCTAGTGAAG TTTATTGGTGCTTGCAAGGAGCCTGTCATGGTGATAGTAACTGAGCTTCTTTTGGGCGGAACATTGCGAAAATACTTGCTGAACATGCGGCCAAGGTGCCTGGACATGCGTCTGGCTGTTGGATTTGCTCTTGATATTGCTCGTGCAATGGAATGCTTGCACTCCCATGGGATAATTCATCGTGACCTAAAACCTG AGAATTTGATCTTGACTGCAGACCATAAAACAGTTAAACTTGCTGATTTTGGTTTAGCCAGAGAAGAGTCATTAACAGAGATGATGACTGCTGAAACGGGGACGTACCGGTGGATGGCTCCAGAG CTTTACAGCACAGTCACATTAAGGCATGGTGAGAAGAAACACTATAATCACAAGGTGGATGCTTATAGCTTTGCAATTGTGTTGTGGGAGCTCATTCATAATAAATTGCCTTTTGAAGGCATGTCAAATCTACAGGCAGCATATGCAGCTGCTTTTAAG AATGTGAGACCTAGTGCTGAGAACCTCCCAGAGGATTTGGCGTTGATTGTGACCTCATGTTGGAAAGAAGATCCAAACGCTAGGCCGAACTTCAGCCAAATAATACAGATGCTCCTGCATTATCTTTCTACCATTTCAGCACCAAAACCCGTCATCCCTGCTAGGATTTTCACATCTGAGAATGCCGTTTTGCCACCAGAGTCTCCTGGTACAAGTTCCTTAATGGCTGTAAGAGATGACTTAGGGGAAACCCCAAGAACCCAGATAGAAGACAAGccgaaaagtttttttttctgctttaaCCAATGTTACTGA